In a genomic window of Myotis daubentonii chromosome X, mMyoDau2.1, whole genome shotgun sequence:
- the MAGEB17 gene encoding melanoma-associated antigen B17 has product MPCGKKSKLRAREKRHRQAQSEDQGHRIAHTTTAGEEESPSSPSLMLEDSPPSSPAAGTPQQSQRGLASNSPAATISCESSGEGSKSQRKEKPSSPQAPPSSGSSREDLLDSKVSMLVKALLYKYEMKEPITKEEMLKVINKRYKAHFPEILQRASERMELTFGLDLKEVDPSRHCYILVSQLDLHNEESRSDGSMALPKNGLLMPLLGMIFLNGNHATEEEIWEFLNMIGVYAERRHFIFGDPRKLITIDLVQQKFLEYRQVPHSDPPRYEFLWGPKAYAETSKMKVLEFWAKINNTLPSSFQTQYEEALRDEEERARVKAAARAHSRAMTSSSCQQH; this is encoded by the coding sequence ATGCCTTGTGGTAAGAAAAGTAAGCTTCGTGCCCGTGAGAAACGCCACCGCCAGGCCCAAAGTGAAGACCAGGGTCACAGGATTGCTCACACCACCACCGCAGGGGAAGAAGAGTCTCCCTCGTCCCCCTCTCTTATGTTGGAGGATAGTCCCCCCAGCTCCCCTGCTGCAGGCACTCCCCAGCAGTCTCAGAGAGGCCTGGCCTCCAATTCTCCTGCTGCAACCATTTCCTGTGAGAGTTCTGGTGAAGGTTCCAAGAGCCAAAGGAAGGAAAAGCCAAGTtccccccaggccccgccctcctcaGGGAGCTCTAGGGAAGATCTTCTGGACAGTAAAGTAAGCATGTTAGTGAAGGCTCTATTGTACAAGTATGAAATGAAAGAACCCattacaaaagaagaaatgctGAAGGTTATCAACAAGAGGTACAAGGCGCACTTTCCTGAAATCCTCCAGAGAGCCTCTGAGCGCATGGAGCTGACCTTTGGCCTTGACCTGAAAGAAGTTGACCCCAGTCGTCACTGTTATATCCTTGTCAGCCAACTGGATCTTCACAACGAAGAGAGTCGGAGTGATGGCAGCATGGCCCTTCCCAAGAATGGCCTCCTAATGCCTCTCCTGGGCATGATCTTCTTGAATGGCAATCATGCCACTGAAGAAGAGATATGGGAATTCCTGAATATGATAGGGGTCTATGCTGAGAGGAGGCACTTCATCTTTGGGGATCCCAGGAAGCTCATCACCATAGATTTGGTGCAGCAAAAGTTCCTGGAGTACCGTCAGGTGCCCCACAGTGATCCTCCACGCTACGAATTCCTGTGGGGCCCAAAAGCCTACGCTGAAACCAGCAAGATGAAAGTCTTAGAGTTTTGGGCTAAAATCAATAATACACTCCCCAGCAGCTTCCAGACCCAGTATGAGGAGGCTTTGAGAGATGAGGAAGAGAGAGCCCGAGTCAAAGCAGCAGCCAGGGCCCACTCCAGAGCCATGACCAGCAGCTCCTGCCAGCAGCACTAG